The DNA window CGCGAGCGAGGTGCAGAGCGTCTTCGGTCTGGACGAGGTCGTCTTCGTCCCCACGGGGCGGCCCTGGCAGAAGGCCGAGCAGGAGATCTCCGATCCCGAGCACCGCTATCTGATGACGGTGGTCGCCACCGCCGCGAACCCCGTCTTCACGGTCTCGCGCGTGGACGTCGACCGTCCCGGCGCCACCTACACCAGCGACACGCTCCGCGACCTCCATCGCGAGCACCCGGACGCCGACCTCTTCTTCATCACCGGTGCGGATGCCCTCCAGAACATCCTCACCTGGAAGGACACCGAGGAGATCTTCGAGCTCGCGCACTTCGTCGGGGTCACGCGCCCCGGGCATGAACTGGACACCTCGGGCCTGCCCGAGGACGGGGTCACCCTCATCGAGGTCCCGGCGATGGCGATCAGCTCGACCGACTGCCGCACCCGCGTCGCCGCCGGTGCCCCCGTGTGGTACCTGGTCCCGGACGGGGTCGTCCAATACATCAACAAGTACGCCCTCTACACAGGAGGTGACGGCCGATGACC is part of the Brachybacterium ginsengisoli genome and encodes:
- the nadD gene encoding nicotinate-nucleotide adenylyltransferase, which encodes MEQQRRRIGVMGGTFDPIHHGHLVAASEVQSVFGLDEVVFVPTGRPWQKAEQEISDPEHRYLMTVVATAANPVFTVSRVDVDRPGATYTSDTLRDLHREHPDADLFFITGADALQNILTWKDTEEIFELAHFVGVTRPGHELDTSGLPEDGVTLIEVPAMAISSTDCRTRVAAGAPVWYLVPDGVVQYINKYALYTGGDGR